In Hyalangium minutum, a single window of DNA contains:
- a CDS encoding pyridoxamine 5'-phosphate oxidase family protein yields MKTVNDVETLERLYGVPGKSSVLKEVDHLHPAYRPFIERSPFMVLATSGPGGLDASPRGDPAGFVVIEDTRTLLLPDRRGNNRMDSLRNILADPRVALLFFVPGVNETLRVNGRASIVIEPSMLERFTFDGKAPRSVLRITVETVYFQCSRALVRSRLWDPARHVTRAEFPSPGSILEALSPDNFDGGEYDRELPGRVKATLY; encoded by the coding sequence ATGAAGACCGTGAACGATGTGGAGACGCTCGAACGCCTGTACGGGGTTCCCGGGAAGTCGTCCGTGCTCAAGGAGGTGGACCACCTCCACCCCGCATACCGGCCCTTCATCGAGCGATCGCCGTTCATGGTCCTCGCCACGTCCGGCCCTGGAGGGCTGGATGCCTCGCCGCGAGGAGACCCCGCCGGGTTCGTGGTCATCGAGGACACGCGCACGCTGCTGCTGCCCGATCGCCGAGGCAACAACCGCATGGACTCGCTGCGGAACATCCTGGCGGATCCGCGCGTCGCGCTGCTGTTCTTCGTCCCGGGCGTGAACGAAACCCTGCGTGTCAACGGCCGGGCGAGCATCGTCATCGAGCCGTCCATGCTGGAGCGCTTCACCTTCGATGGGAAGGCGCCGCGCTCCGTGCTGCGCATCACCGTGGAGACGGTCTACTTCCAATGCAGCCGCGCGTTGGTCCGCTCCAGGCTTTGGGACCCGGCCCGGCACGTCACCCGCGCCGAGTTCCCAAGCCCCGGCTCCATCCTCGAGGCGCTGAGCCCGGATAACTTCGACGGCGGCGAGTACGACCGCGAGTTGCCCGGCCGGGTGAAGGCGACGCTGTACTGA
- a CDS encoding AAA family ATPase, with the protein MIHVDRSRVSPPPKFFAAAQSLLDKSRLFFNNPDSLRSQSRPAIFGQFVNLKNVVRPALIELFHGKCAYCESSVAATGSTAVDHFRPRMDAANLDRKISPIHYWWLMATWDNLYLACLECNRYKRNLFPVRHQRAVPESFGQALESEGRLLIDPCNDEPEQSFAFQPNGQVEPLDEHAKVTIEVLQLNRPSLVHMRRDHYARITQELGLWISSQRQTSVSGDDRLEAGLRDRLLSYTHSSAPYAAVARQALRHVLHRLRGDALHTEVPPAQKKIRRGHQIPRKLEKAAESLRTGWISRIEIENFRGIDSLALDFPRLEHRDFLVDDEMTAIASPSETEDPDIRREPWLMLIGPNGVGKSSVLKAVALALVDEPTRNRLIPDASSVLNQRSRSSTGVVFVRFDNGESVRISFSRRSRTFRQQGGRAHSPLLAYGSTRLLSPGTARLERPRSVRVDNLFHPRTLLGDAEKWLADTSQLLDSGFDLLARSLKDLLSLDDEDRVIRQNGRLLIEMSGSRIPLHELSDGYQSIVALATHIMVNLSRGGFALEHVAGTVLLDELEVHLHPTWKIRIVRSLRRVFPRVRFITTTHDPLCLRGLESGEVYHLDREPESKRVRAIQLDVPPGLRVDQLLTGQWFGLSSTLDADTLALMEKHQSLLARRRLSATEQLQLEQLSNELQSRLSTFADTSLDRMALSVAAQLMASTSTPLTPDERTRLREGIRQALSEKAP; encoded by the coding sequence ATGATCCATGTGGACCGCAGTCGCGTCTCTCCTCCACCGAAGTTTTTCGCGGCGGCTCAATCTCTTCTCGATAAGTCACGGCTTTTTTTCAACAATCCAGATAGCCTCAGGAGCCAAAGCCGCCCCGCCATCTTCGGCCAATTCGTCAACCTAAAGAATGTGGTGCGACCTGCTCTAATCGAACTATTCCACGGCAAGTGCGCCTATTGTGAATCGAGTGTCGCAGCCACAGGAAGTACCGCAGTGGATCACTTTCGTCCGAGGATGGATGCTGCAAACCTTGATAGGAAGATTTCGCCCATCCACTATTGGTGGCTGATGGCCACTTGGGACAATCTCTATCTGGCATGCCTTGAGTGCAATCGATACAAGCGCAACCTTTTTCCGGTGCGCCACCAACGGGCTGTTCCCGAGAGCTTTGGACAAGCACTTGAGTCAGAAGGCCGGTTGCTTATCGATCCTTGCAACGACGAGCCCGAACAATCCTTCGCCTTTCAGCCCAATGGTCAAGTAGAGCCTCTTGATGAACACGCCAAGGTAACCATTGAAGTGCTGCAGCTCAATCGCCCTAGTCTTGTCCACATGAGACGGGATCATTATGCTCGCATCACACAGGAACTCGGCCTCTGGATATCTAGCCAGAGGCAGACAAGCGTGTCAGGCGATGATCGGCTTGAGGCTGGACTTCGAGATAGGCTTTTAAGCTATACGCACAGCAGCGCTCCCTATGCAGCCGTTGCGCGGCAGGCACTTAGGCACGTTCTCCATCGCCTGCGAGGAGATGCTCTCCATACGGAAGTCCCTCCGGCACAGAAGAAAATCAGGCGAGGGCATCAAATCCCTCGAAAGCTGGAAAAAGCAGCTGAATCGCTCCGAACAGGGTGGATCTCGCGAATAGAAATAGAGAACTTCCGCGGCATCGACTCCCTTGCACTTGACTTTCCTCGTCTAGAGCATCGAGATTTCCTTGTAGACGACGAGATGACAGCAATAGCTTCGCCTAGCGAGACAGAAGACCCTGACATACGCCGCGAACCATGGCTGATGCTAATTGGCCCGAACGGTGTCGGGAAGAGCAGTGTCCTCAAAGCGGTCGCTCTAGCCCTCGTAGATGAGCCAACTCGAAACCGTCTCATTCCTGATGCCTCTTCAGTGCTCAACCAGCGCTCGCGCAGTTCCACCGGTGTCGTATTTGTGCGCTTTGACAATGGTGAGTCCGTCAGAATTTCTTTCAGTCGACGGTCTCGTACATTTCGGCAGCAAGGAGGCAGAGCACACTCTCCATTGCTTGCTTATGGTTCAACCAGGCTCCTCTCGCCGGGCACTGCACGTCTCGAACGACCGCGTAGCGTGCGCGTTGATAATCTTTTCCACCCAAGAACTCTGCTCGGCGATGCAGAGAAGTGGCTTGCCGATACTAGCCAACTCTTAGATAGCGGCTTTGACCTTCTGGCCCGCTCACTCAAAGATCTCCTCTCTCTAGATGATGAGGACCGCGTCATCCGTCAGAATGGCCGCCTGCTCATAGAGATGTCGGGTTCCCGGATTCCTCTGCACGAACTGAGCGATGGCTACCAGTCCATTGTTGCACTAGCCACTCATATCATGGTGAACCTCTCACGAGGCGGCTTTGCACTGGAGCATGTAGCAGGAACGGTACTACTTGATGAACTTGAGGTTCACCTCCACCCAACTTGGAAAATACGTATTGTGCGCAGTTTAAGGCGAGTTTTTCCTCGGGTCCGATTCATTACAACTACTCATGATCCGCTTTGTCTAAGAGGCTTGGAATCAGGCGAGGTCTACCACCTTGATCGGGAACCAGAGTCGAAAAGGGTGCGAGCCATTCAATTGGACGTGCCGCCTGGCTTGCGTGTGGATCAACTCCTGACTGGCCAATGGTTCGGTTTGAGTTCAACTCTCGATGCAGACACGTTGGCTCTTATGGAGAAACACCAGAGCCTACTCGCGCGACGAAGACTCAGCGCAACGGAGCAACTCCAACTTGAGCAATTGAGCAACGAACTGCAAAGTCGCCTTAGCACTTTTGCCGATACATCTCTTGACCGCATGGCGCTGAGCGTCGCAGCACAACTCATGGCCAGCACATCAACTCCGCTGACCCCAGATGAACGAACAAGGCTTCGTGAAGGAATTCGTCAAGCTCTGTCGGAAAAGGCTCCTTGA
- a CDS encoding glutathione-independent formaldehyde dehydrogenase, whose translation MKALVYEGPRKVSVKEVPDAKIERPTDVVVRIRSTNICGSDLHMYEGRTDMESGRVLGHENLGEVVEVGSAVDKLKVGDWVAVPFNVSCGHCENCEHGLTAFCLNANPSGTAGAAYGFADMGPYNGGQAEYLRVPWADFNCLRLPEDAEEKQLDYVMLADIFPTGYHVTELAGLMPGESVVIFGGGPVGQMAALSATIKSASKVMVVDCHPDRLALAEKIGAIPIDYSKVDPVERVKELTHGKGADRGCECVGYQAHDPQGREHPNLTMNNLVKAVKFTGGIGVVGVFIPNDPGGPDPLARQGEIVFDWGMLWFKGQRVATGQCNVKAYNRQLRELIHLDKVKPSWIVSHTLPLDKAPDGYLHFDKRDRGWTKVVLQPAA comes from the coding sequence ATGAAGGCACTCGTCTACGAGGGACCGCGCAAGGTCAGTGTGAAAGAAGTGCCGGACGCGAAGATTGAGCGGCCCACCGATGTAGTGGTGCGCATTCGCAGTACCAACATCTGCGGCTCCGACCTGCACATGTACGAAGGCCGCACCGACATGGAGTCGGGCCGGGTGCTCGGGCACGAGAACCTCGGAGAGGTGGTCGAGGTCGGCTCGGCGGTGGACAAGCTGAAGGTGGGCGACTGGGTGGCCGTTCCCTTCAACGTCAGCTGTGGCCACTGCGAGAACTGCGAGCACGGCCTGACCGCCTTCTGCCTCAACGCCAACCCGTCGGGGACGGCCGGCGCCGCCTACGGCTTCGCAGACATGGGGCCCTACAATGGCGGGCAGGCCGAGTACCTGCGCGTGCCCTGGGCCGACTTCAACTGCCTGCGGCTGCCAGAGGACGCCGAGGAGAAGCAGCTCGACTACGTGATGCTCGCCGACATCTTCCCCACCGGCTACCACGTCACCGAGCTCGCCGGGCTCATGCCGGGCGAATCCGTCGTCATCTTCGGTGGAGGGCCCGTGGGACAGATGGCCGCGCTCTCCGCCACCATCAAGAGCGCGAGCAAGGTGATGGTCGTCGACTGCCATCCGGACCGGCTCGCTCTTGCCGAGAAGATTGGCGCCATCCCCATCGACTACTCGAAGGTGGACCCCGTCGAGCGGGTGAAGGAGCTCACCCACGGCAAGGGCGCCGACCGCGGCTGCGAGTGCGTGGGCTACCAGGCGCACGACCCGCAGGGGAGGGAGCACCCCAACCTGACGATGAACAACCTGGTGAAGGCGGTGAAGTTCACCGGCGGCATCGGCGTGGTGGGCGTCTTCATCCCCAATGACCCCGGCGGCCCGGACCCCCTGGCCAGGCAGGGTGAAATCGTCTTCGACTGGGGCATGCTCTGGTTCAAGGGGCAGCGCGTGGCGACCGGCCAGTGCAACGTGAAGGCCTACAACCGCCAGCTGCGCGAGCTCATCCACCTGGACAAGGTGAAGCCCTCGTGGATCGTCTCGCACACGCTCCCGCTCGACAAGGCGCCGGACGGCTACCTGCACTTCGACAAGCGCGACAGGGGATGGACCAAGGTCGTCCTGCAGCCGGCCGCATGA